One Nymphaea colorata isolate Beijing-Zhang1983 chromosome 12, ASM883128v2, whole genome shotgun sequence genomic window, aatgaaattatcaaaatgttcaatgtcaatatatataaaatgaaagcactcttgactctcattcataatcttcatcatattcattcccatcctcttctccatcttctttttcatcttcatcttcacgatttaaaaaaactcCTTTCCTCCCAACGGGAATCAGCAACCCACACACAAATTTGTGGTctaatcgatgatttcacttTGACAATTGAAGATTTAATgatgaaaatcgatgatttccctccacgGCGGCACCatctctaggttaaaaatgaagaagggcagggttattataagaaaaaatcGAGAAAGAAGGATTCCAGCccccccttttttgaaatcagctCGTATCGTACAATAAAAGTACGATAGACCCGTATTTACGATACgaggggtgtatcgtatcgtatttcctaaacgatacgatacgtatcgtacgatacggtccCGTATGGTACGTACAACCCTGGTCAAGGATGTTCAGCAAATATAGAACTTTAGATATGAGGGTGGAGTACTTGTGTAAAATAAACATTGAAATTTGTTGGGTCATCTCTTGTTGCTCATATAAATCCTTTCCCGATGGCCATGTAGAAACCTCAActagttttcttctttcctaGATCCCATTAGCTTCAAGAATCTGATTTGTATTTCACACAAATTTTCAAGTTAGACCAACacttttgcatatttttttgattAATTGTATCAGTTATCTTATTATCCTAGCCCTTTAGTTATTTCTGTACCATTTCTGTCAAGCTTATGATTATTGAGATTTTCCCCATAACTTCTCTTCCACAGATTGATTTTTCATTATCGAAAGTCGAAATGTTGAAATTTGCCTTTTTTTGATGTCTATCTGACTGAACTCATATGATTTCCTGTATATCAACCTTTTGGTTCTGCTGTGTATATTTCTGGTGAAATCAGAACGTGAAGAGAATCCTGGTTCATATATATCATACAGCATGTGGCTTAGGTCATCCCACATTCACAATTATTATTATGATCCAAGCATTTGAAAAGACAGCATATGCCTTTTCTACACATTAAAACCTATTAACATGACAGGAAGTATTGCTTGATCAAGAGCTTATGGAATGACTGAAACTTCAATCCTTTTCTATAAAATAAAtctcagtttttgttttcaattggATATGCAGGTTCGTGGAAGGATGTCTTCAAAGTGGCAGTCGTCCTTTACATAATTGGTACCCTAGTTTGGAATTTTTTCTCTACCGGTGAAAAGATCCTTGATTGAAGAACATAACTtgaaagaaactgaaataaaaGGAATTacagcaagaagaaaaagatggggAATTGATCCTGTTTTCATCATAGTTTGCAGTATTTGCCTTTTGAAAAGGAAACTTGTTGCAGTATTTGCCATTCATAAGCGAGCTTGTGACTCTGTGCTCCTGTAATGGCACGTTTAAGAAGTATACTTGAGCAGCAAGATGCATAAGGGCATCCACGAAAATGTTACCACACAGATGCAGGCAAACCATGCCAATTTGATGGACACTTGAGATGCCATTATTGAAGCTAAGCATGACATTGGCAATGTAAGGCCTTGATTCTTCCGGCTCCAATCACCTGTATGTAGTGAATTtccaatttatattttttatgtattaacACATTCTTCTGCATAGTAAATTAAAAGGGGAATTTATGTCCATGGATGGTGAAATTCCAAAACTAACCCAAGTTGCTCATCATTTCCCCTCTTTATTGTATCCACGTGTCATTAAgatattcttttgtaaaatatgttAATGCTATCATTGCACCCACCTAATCAATAAACAACCCTATGGAGAAATAACTGCACTTACTGTTAAAGTAGCTGACCCCAAATAGTTGGGTTAAGGGCTTTTTAGGCTTGAGACTGTTGAGCACCCAACAAAGTGAACCCGCTTGTATGTGATGGATTGAACAGTTGAACTTATGTACCGTGAGATAATATAATATCTGTTTGGCTTTTACCGGCAAAtgtgcatttcttttttaaatacaaCACCATGGGAAAACTCAAGCAACAAAAGGACAAGGTCAAGACTGACATAAGTTAgggttccaacttccaaggCTTCTGAAGACAATGCAATGTAAAATCTCAAACAGGACAAAATTCAAAGCTTCAAACAACTTAAGGTCTTCAGCTTTACATTCTGCACGTTCCTATATTACCACACATTTTCCCTCATGTCCGCCACCTGTGATGTAAATTATCCATTCATTTATCATTTTCACATGACATCTGATCATGGGGAGGCTAGACCTTTAGCTGAATCGTACTTCAGCACTGCTGTAACCTTTCCTTTCAAGGAAACAACCCCTTCCATATGCTAAAATTAGGTGTAGCAAAAACCTGGTGTTGCAGATTGCTCTTTGCAGAAAGGATCCTCGTGAATGGTGTTGAAGGTACCATTGATACCAATTCCATTGTCAGTGCAGAAACACCACAGACACAGACAAATGCTGCTAGAGGAAACTGCAATACACTTCTACCAAACAGCAGATGTACAGGGAGGATCCAGTATTCTACGTTTTGGTTACCCGGAGAGAAAGTGTCGCTGGATCTCTCTCATAGTTATTCATTCGTTTCTGCACGCAGCTACCACAAAAATAGTTCAAACCAGAGAGTAATTTCACGCTGGCTTGAGGTGTCTCAAGTGGGTCATGAACACTGTGCTTGAGAGAAGCAAAAAGTTCACCAAGTTGACTCAGTAATTTTAACTTTTCACAGCAGCACAGGCATATGGGTTGGTAAATATAGAAACAGATGATCAATTATAAACCCCATAAACTTAAGTGGAAGTTGCAAGTCTTTGTGAGCTTTCCACATCTTGCCACAAGAAGTAATGCTGTCAAACAGGCAGTGGAACCAAGCAGTCCCGAGGCATGTGAATCATTCTCAATATGATCTGTGAGTTGCAGAGTTTGTCTGCAGTATACGCTGATACGGCAATATTAATGAGGTCTACATAGGCATATGGATTTCGACCCTCTCATTTATTGCCATCTCAGAAGTAGTGGTTCACACCATGGCAATAAAACAAGAGGTTGTGGGGGTGGAAGAAGCAAATAATTGCTCCAGTTGAAGGGGCCTCTCTACATACAAAAATTTACTAATCTGGTTTATACATGCCAAACACAGGTACTTAGCCATTCATCTCATAAATTTGAGTACAGAATATGAGTATGAAAAACCTGTTGAGGTTTAGGAGGTTTCTCTAGCTCATTATAAACAATCAAATCACTTTCTCCCACATTTctaaataataaattttcagtAATGTCTTCCCACCACACTATTTTCCTTATTCATTCTCtttaaacaaaaaccaaaagttaaaacaataaaagaaacaaaaaaacccaaaaaccaTCTTGCATGAGCCATTGCAATGACATTATATATTAACAACTCTCTCTTTTACTCACCATTAACCTCTTTGCTGACCGACAGCCATTAGCTCCCGCTTGTGTAAATTGACCTTGAGTCCATGCTTCATGAAAAGCGTCAATGACATCTTCTGCTCCACTTGGTGGCCATGGGCCAGGCTCAGCTTATGCCTCAGGAGAACTGCAGCGGCTATGGACTTCATCTGCAAGTAAGCCAGATCCTTGCCCAGGCAAAGCCTCGGTCCACCATTGAATGCAACGAAGGTGTAGCAGTCCGGCGACTCGAACCGCTTTTTGTCAGCTGCCAACCACCTCTCCGGCCTGAATTCCAGGCAGTCCGCCCCCCAGATGGTTTCCATCCGGCCGACCGAGTAAATGGAGTAAGTCACCGCCGAACCAGCCGGCATGAAGGTCCCGTCCGGCAGAAAGTCGTCGGCTACGACGTGCTTCGAGTCTTGCGGGACGGAAGGATACAGCCGGAGGGTCTCCGAGAGTGCGGCCTTGAGGTAGATCAACTTGTCCACCTCCTGGTACGTCAGCGGCTCATCCAGCCACTGCTGGGTGTCAGCACCGCGTGACTCTGTCAGCACCGCCGAGATCTCGTCGATGATCAGTTGCTCGACCCGCGGGTTCCTGCACATCAGCCAGAAGAACCAGCTGAGCGCCACCGACGACGTGTCGCGGCCGGCCAGGATGAAGTTGAGGGCCACCTTCTGGAGGAAAGCATCACTGTAAGACTCGCCGGTCTTCTGCATGAACCTTGAGAGAAGGTCGTCCTGGGGCGCGCGCTCCGGCTTGCGCGCCAGCTCCAGCTTCCGGGCCTTGATGACCTCCGACAGGTACGTGTCGATGACCTGCAAGCTGTCCTGAAGGCTTGACTCCGTGCCCAGCTGCAACCACTTCTTCAGCTTCCAGACGAACGTCGGCAAGATGAACCGGTTGAGCGACGCCTCCGTGGCGCGGTCGAAGGCGACGGCGAACGGGTTCTCAGGCATGTCCGGCGACAGCGTCTCCGGGTCGCGGCCGAAGGCCAGCCCGCAGATGTTGTCGAAGGTGAGACGAAGGAGAAGGTCCTGGAGGTCGACGGGCCGGGCTTCGGCGGAGGCGGAGGCAAGGATGGGGCAGAGGCGGAGTTTGATGGAGCGGCCGACCCAGCGGGACATGGCCTGGCGGAGGGTGCGGGTGGTGAATTCCAGCGCGGCCGTCTTCCGTTGGAACCGCCATGTATCGCCGTCTGAGTTGAAGATGCCCTGGCCCAGAAGGTCGTGGAAGACCGCCTGCCAGGTGGGGCCTTTTGGGTAGTTGTCGAATCGGGTCTTGAGGATGTGCTCCAGGTTCTTGGGGTCGCAGGTGACCGTGACCAGGCCTTGCCGGCGAGCGAGGAAGGGGATGGCCAGGATGCACGTCTGGTACGTGCCGCCGCACGTCCGGAGATTGTCAGCGATCCAGTCGTGCATCCGGGCGGCGTTCCTGATCAGCCCCGGCATGCTGCCGACGATCGGCCACACGCGTGGGCCGGTCATGGATCCTGCCAAGAAGAGGAACCAGATGAAGTAGGCAGTGATGGCCGAGAAGACCAGCAGCACCGTCGAGATGTCCATCTTGAGGCCGGGCAAGTTCGGAAAGCCAGGAACCCACTCGGGTTTGGTCGCCGGAAAACGAGGAACCGGACAGTCGGAAGTCCGTGCTTGTTGGAGATGCTAGGCGTCAAACTTTGCGGTGGAGTGTCATGCCAGTGCAAGTTGAGGACTGAATCCGCTTGGCCTCACGGCAGGGTATGCTTCTCGCCGGGAAACCGCTTTCTCTACGAACAAACTCACCGGGAAACAGGacgaaaaacaggaaaaaatcgagccttttcttcttatttcttaaGGAAGCAAAGCCGAAAAAAATTTATGCTTGCTTTGGAGGACTGAGTTCGTCAATTCCAAAAAGCTGAAGTTCGccaggaaaaaatgaaagactgCCGGCAAACCGCTATCCGGCTGCAACGGGAAAAGAAGAGCTAACCTAGCCAGAAACCAAACTGGCAGACTCGTCTACTGTAAATTATACGTGACCTCAAGTAAAGCCAAAGCCAAGAGCCAGAAAACCAGGAACCAAGCTGCTGGAAGACTCACATGAAGACGAGAGGAACTCGACGAGGAGAAGCCCCTAGCACCAAACTTGCTTGTTTCAGCAGGTGCCCACCTCGCCGTTCCCCAGAAAATGTCGCCGGAAAGACACCAAGGACCGGCAGAAGATCGACTTATCTCAGGAACAAAATGACAAGGGATCCAGATGGATTTTTCCCTATGAAAATGGCAGTTCTAGTGCTACCGAAGCTATCTAGTCGGGacaggaggaaggagaaggaaagagaaacaGAAGGAGGTAGACAGAGGCCGGGAAACCGCTTATGTGAGGTGGTGGAAGATGTTAAAGAGGGGGTGGGATGGTGAGGAGGTTTTATAGCAAGGGAGGCAGTGGTGGTGGGAAAGGTGAGTCTCTTCTTTATGGCGCCAGACTGTTTTGTGATTCCACCATCTCCCTCTCTtactctctgtctgtctctctcttgctaACTATGTgcttcgtcttcctcctctctttccTCCGTCTCTCTCTTCATTACTCCTCCCCATCTGAAGCAGGTATTAAATGCCGTCAGAAGTCGTTGGGAATTTAAGAAAAACCACCATCCTGTAAATcgagaaaggaggaggaaacCATGGCCACACCAAGTCaggttctctctttctctgtgacACGCACCAACTTTCTTATATTTTGCTCGACCGGCAATCAATAACAGTTCCCAAATCTCAAAAACACTTTCTTGACACCATATCTCTCAGGGGAACTCTCTCTCTGGCTCTCATATAGGAGGGGAGGAGGAGAGGAGGGCAAAGAAGAGTAAATGAGACAGGTTAACGAGAGAGATCTCACCGCCTTTTAGCGCTCCCCATTTTTAAATCTCGTGTGACCGTTGAGAGTTTGTTGAGCGGCCACCATCTTCCGTCTTCTCCTGCTTCCTGGGTTTAGGTCCTAgtatgtttctcttttttttttctctctctaaaaaatctTATTGCA contains:
- the LOC116265911 gene encoding cytochrome P450 86A22-like, which translates into the protein MDISTVLLVFSAITAYFIWFLFLAGSMTGPRVWPIVGSMPGLIRNAARMHDWIADNLRTCGGTYQTCILAIPFLARRQGLVTVTCDPKNLEHILKTRFDNYPKGPTWQAVFHDLLGQGIFNSDGDTWRFQRKTAALEFTTRTLRQAMSRWVGRSIKLRLCPILASASAEARPVDLQDLLLRLTFDNICGLAFGRDPETLSPDMPENPFAVAFDRATEASLNRFILPTFVWKLKKWLQLGTESSLQDSLQVIDTYLSEVIKARKLELARKPERAPQDDLLSRFMQKTGESYSDAFLQKVALNFILAGRDTSSVALSWFFWLMCRNPRVEQLIIDEISAVLTESRGADTQQWLDEPLTYQEVDKLIYLKAALSETLRLYPSVPQDSKHVVADDFLPDGTFMPAGSAVTYSIYSVGRMETIWGADCLEFRPERWLAADKKRFESPDCYTFVAFNGGPRLCLGKDLAYLQMKSIAAAVLLRHKLSLAHGHQVEQKMSLTLFMKHGLKVNLHKRELMAVGQQRG